A genomic stretch from Kribbella amoyensis includes:
- the typA gene encoding translational GTPase TypA: MPLRNDLRNVAIVAHVDHGKTTLVDAMLWQSGAFGAHQHVDERAMDSGDLEREKGITILAKNTAVRHKMASGEQMTINIIDTPGHADFGGEVERGLSMVDAIVLLVDASEGPLPQTRFVLRKALARKMPVILVVNKVDRPDARISEVVDETYELFLDLLDHDADQSALDFPVVYASARAGRASLNQPADGGLPDSEDLEPLFETILANVPAPSYDEGAPLQAHVTNLDASPFLGRLALVRVHQGTLKKGSQVAWCKHDGTIERVKITELLVTEALERVPGESAGPGDIVAIAGIPEIMIGDTLADAENPVPLPLITVDEPAISMTIGTNTSPLAGRVKGTKVTARLVKDRLDKELVGNVSIKVLPTERPDAWEVQGRGELALAILVEQMRREGYELTVGKPQVVTREIDGKRHEPVERLTIDCPEEYLGTITQLLAVRKGRMEQMTNHGTGWVRMEFLVPARGLIGFRTEFLTDTRGTGIAHHVFEGYEPWFGELRTRPSGSLVADRTGAATSYAMINLQERGTLFVEPATEVYEGMIVGENSRSDDMDVNITKEKKMTNVRSNADEFEKLVPARKLSLEQSLEFCREDECVEVTPDAIRMRKVALTQVERAKLGRKNKA; encoded by the coding sequence ATGCCCCTCCGTAACGACCTGCGCAACGTGGCCATCGTGGCCCACGTCGACCACGGGAAGACCACCCTCGTCGACGCGATGCTGTGGCAGTCCGGGGCCTTCGGCGCCCACCAGCACGTGGACGAACGCGCGATGGACTCCGGCGACCTGGAGCGTGAGAAGGGCATCACGATCCTCGCCAAGAACACCGCCGTCCGGCACAAGATGGCCAGCGGCGAGCAGATGACGATCAACATCATCGACACCCCCGGCCACGCCGATTTCGGTGGCGAGGTCGAGCGCGGCCTGTCGATGGTGGACGCGATCGTGCTGCTGGTGGACGCCTCCGAGGGCCCGCTGCCGCAGACCCGGTTCGTGCTCCGCAAGGCGCTGGCCCGCAAGATGCCGGTGATCCTCGTGGTCAACAAGGTCGACCGGCCCGACGCCCGGATCTCCGAGGTCGTCGACGAGACCTACGAGCTGTTCCTCGACCTGCTCGACCACGACGCCGACCAGAGCGCGCTGGACTTCCCGGTCGTGTACGCCTCCGCCCGGGCCGGCCGCGCCTCGCTGAACCAGCCCGCCGACGGCGGCCTGCCGGACTCCGAGGACCTCGAGCCGCTGTTCGAGACGATCCTGGCGAACGTGCCGGCCCCGTCGTACGACGAGGGCGCGCCGCTGCAGGCGCACGTGACCAACCTGGACGCCTCGCCGTTCCTCGGCCGGCTGGCGCTGGTCCGGGTGCACCAGGGCACGCTGAAGAAGGGTTCCCAGGTCGCCTGGTGCAAGCACGACGGCACCATCGAGCGGGTCAAGATCACCGAACTGCTGGTCACCGAGGCGCTCGAGCGGGTCCCCGGCGAGTCGGCCGGACCGGGTGACATCGTCGCGATCGCGGGCATCCCCGAGATCATGATCGGCGACACTCTGGCCGACGCCGAGAACCCGGTCCCGCTGCCGCTGATCACGGTCGACGAGCCGGCCATCTCGATGACGATCGGGACCAACACCTCGCCGCTGGCCGGCCGGGTCAAGGGCACCAAGGTGACCGCGCGCCTGGTCAAGGACCGGCTCGACAAGGAGCTGGTCGGCAACGTGTCGATCAAGGTGCTCCCGACCGAGCGCCCGGACGCGTGGGAGGTGCAGGGCCGTGGTGAGCTGGCGCTGGCGATCCTGGTCGAGCAGATGCGCCGCGAGGGGTACGAGCTGACCGTCGGCAAGCCGCAGGTGGTCACCCGGGAGATCGACGGCAAGCGGCACGAGCCGGTCGAGCGGCTCACCATCGACTGCCCCGAGGAGTACCTCGGCACGATCACCCAGCTGCTCGCGGTCCGCAAGGGCCGGATGGAGCAGATGACGAACCACGGCACCGGCTGGGTCCGGATGGAGTTCCTGGTCCCGGCCCGCGGCCTGATCGGGTTCCGGACCGAGTTCCTCACCGACACCCGTGGTACCGGCATCGCGCACCACGTCTTCGAGGGGTACGAGCCGTGGTTCGGCGAGCTGCGCACCCGGCCGAGCGGCTCGCTGGTCGCCGACCGGACCGGCGCCGCCACCTCGTACGCGATGATCAACCTGCAGGAGCGCGGCACGCTGTTCGTCGAGCCCGCCACCGAGGTGTACGAGGGCATGATCGTCGGCGAGAACTCGCGCTCCGACGACATGGACGTGAACATCACCAAAGAGAAGAAGATGACGAACGTCCGGTCGAACGCGGACGAGTTCGAGAAACTGGTGCCGGCCCGCAAGCTGTCGCTGGAGCAGTCGCTCGAGTTCTGCCGCGAGGACGAGTGTGTCGAGGTCACCCCCGACGCCATCCGGATGCGTAAGGTCGCGCTGACGCAGGTCGAACGCGCGAAGCTCGGCCGCAAGAACAAAGCCTGA
- a CDS encoding TetR/AcrR family transcriptional regulator, which produces MPRSASTNQELREKSRERILAAALEVFAEKGYEAASITDVTARAGVSRGLLAYYFTSKQAIAAELLDRWLDGITAILTIQGPPDERLAGIIDGALMAASATLPIQRLAISLMMLPTTHPTFAKVEAEKSHRITEVEDTIRTIFEARGAQDPAIEEMLLRATLEGITVKLTIYPETFPVEEIRRRLYQTYDLPEPKEPLPVPSPPVDRLRAKP; this is translated from the coding sequence GTGCCGAGGTCGGCCAGTACCAACCAGGAGCTCCGGGAGAAGTCCCGTGAGCGCATCCTTGCCGCAGCCCTGGAGGTCTTCGCCGAGAAGGGCTACGAAGCCGCGTCGATCACCGACGTCACGGCGCGAGCGGGAGTCTCCAGAGGACTCCTCGCCTACTACTTCACCTCGAAACAGGCGATAGCGGCCGAACTCCTGGACCGCTGGCTGGACGGCATCACCGCCATCCTCACGATCCAGGGCCCCCCGGACGAACGCCTGGCGGGAATCATCGACGGCGCCCTGATGGCGGCCTCGGCGACCCTCCCGATCCAGCGCCTGGCCATCTCGCTGATGATGCTCCCCACCACCCACCCGACCTTCGCCAAGGTCGAAGCGGAGAAGTCCCACCGCATCACCGAAGTGGAAGACACCATCCGCACCATCTTCGAAGCCCGAGGCGCCCAAGACCCCGCCATCGAAGAAATGTTGCTAAGAGCAACCCTAGAAGGCATCACCGTCAAACTGACGATCTACCCGGAAACCTTCCCGGTTGAAGAAATCAGAAGACGCCTCTACCAAACCTACGACCTACCAGAACCAAAAGAACCACTCCCGGTCCCATCCCCACCAGTAGACCGGCTACGAGCAAAGCCTTAA
- a CDS encoding SDR family NAD(P)-dependent oxidoreductase translates to MTRPLAVVTGASSGIGAASARRLAREGYEVVCAARRLERVEALAKEIDGRAVRCDVTSADDVAALAAEVGPRVDVLVNNAGGAFGFEPVAEADLEAWRRMYEVNVIGVAAVTKALLPALIAASGVIIVMGSTAGQVAYEGGGGYVAAKHAAKAVVDTLRLELYDQPVRVSEIAPGMVKSEGFAITRFSGDEGKAEAVYAGVAEPLVSEDIAEIVAWIASLPSHVNIDRLTVRPRAQAAQHKVHRV, encoded by the coding sequence ATGACTCGTCCTCTTGCCGTCGTGACCGGAGCCAGCAGTGGGATCGGGGCCGCTTCCGCGCGGCGACTCGCCCGAGAGGGGTACGAGGTCGTCTGTGCCGCTCGGCGGCTGGAGCGGGTCGAGGCGCTGGCCAAGGAGATCGACGGGCGAGCCGTTCGGTGTGACGTGACGTCCGCTGACGACGTGGCGGCGTTGGCGGCCGAGGTCGGTCCGCGGGTCGACGTTCTGGTGAACAACGCGGGTGGGGCGTTCGGGTTCGAGCCGGTGGCCGAGGCGGATCTGGAGGCCTGGCGGCGGATGTACGAGGTGAACGTGATCGGGGTCGCTGCTGTGACGAAGGCGTTGCTGCCCGCGTTGATCGCGGCGTCCGGGGTGATCATCGTGATGGGGTCGACCGCTGGGCAGGTCGCGTACGAGGGCGGCGGTGGGTACGTGGCTGCCAAGCACGCGGCGAAGGCTGTGGTGGACACGTTGCGGCTGGAGCTCTACGACCAGCCGGTGCGGGTGAGTGAGATCGCGCCGGGGATGGTGAAGAGCGAGGGGTTTGCGATCACTCGGTTCTCTGGGGATGAAGGGAAGGCTGAGGCGGTTTACGCGGGGGTGGCGGAGCCGCTGGTTTCCGAGGATATTGCGGAGATCGTGGCTTGGATTGCTTCGTTGCCTTCGCATGTGAACATCGATCGGCTGACGGTGCGGCCTCGGGCCCAGGCTGCTCAGCACAAGGTTCATCGGGTTTGA
- the mshA gene encoding D-inositol-3-phosphate glycosyltransferase — translation MISLHTSPLDQPGTGDAGGMNVYVVELSQRLADLGIEVEIFTRATSSALPVKVELVPGVTVRNVAAGPYEGLSKNELPAQLCTFARAVLRAEAIREPGYYDVIHSHYWLSGQVGLLARDRWAVPLVHTMHTMAKVKNASLAEDDVPEPPARLLGEEQVVEAADRLLANTDDEARELIDLYGAPPAKVGVVNPGVDLDLFRPGDQAAARQAVGVPENAVVLAFVGRIQPLKAPDLLIRAAARMLDQDPSLRDRLVVAIIGGPSGNGMEHPESHAELARALGVDDVTRFVKPIPRAGLADWYRAASVVCVPSYSESFGLVALEAQACGTPVVAAAVGGLTTAVRHGTTGLLVPGHGVDDFADALRRIATDPVTRETMGGAAVEHARGFGWELTAARTLAAYRTAAETMAADLAAEVAG, via the coding sequence ATGATCAGCCTGCACACCTCTCCGCTGGACCAGCCCGGCACCGGTGACGCGGGCGGCATGAACGTCTACGTGGTCGAGTTGTCCCAGCGGCTCGCCGATCTCGGGATCGAGGTCGAGATCTTCACCCGGGCGACCTCGTCGGCGCTGCCGGTGAAGGTCGAACTGGTCCCGGGCGTCACCGTGCGCAACGTGGCGGCCGGGCCGTACGAGGGGTTGTCGAAGAACGAACTCCCGGCCCAGCTCTGTACGTTCGCGCGGGCGGTCCTGCGCGCCGAGGCGATCCGCGAGCCCGGGTACTACGACGTGATCCACTCGCACTACTGGCTGTCCGGCCAGGTCGGCCTGCTGGCCCGGGATCGCTGGGCGGTGCCGCTGGTGCACACGATGCACACGATGGCGAAGGTCAAGAACGCCAGCCTGGCCGAGGACGACGTCCCCGAACCGCCGGCCCGGTTGCTCGGCGAGGAGCAGGTGGTCGAGGCGGCCGACCGGCTGCTCGCCAACACCGACGACGAGGCCCGCGAGCTGATCGACCTCTACGGTGCGCCACCGGCGAAGGTGGGTGTGGTCAATCCCGGGGTCGACCTGGACCTGTTCCGGCCGGGGGACCAGGCCGCGGCGCGGCAGGCGGTCGGCGTACCGGAGAACGCGGTCGTGCTCGCGTTCGTCGGCCGGATCCAGCCGTTGAAGGCGCCGGACCTGCTGATCCGCGCGGCCGCCCGGATGCTCGACCAGGACCCGTCGTTGCGGGACCGGCTGGTCGTGGCGATCATCGGCGGCCCGTCCGGCAACGGCATGGAACACCCCGAGTCGCACGCCGAACTGGCCCGCGCCCTCGGTGTCGACGACGTCACCCGCTTCGTCAAACCGATCCCGCGGGCCGGCCTGGCCGACTGGTACCGGGCCGCCTCGGTGGTCTGCGTGCCGTCGTACTCCGAGTCGTTCGGCCTGGTCGCGTTGGAGGCGCAGGCCTGCGGTACGCCGGTCGTCGCGGCCGCGGTCGGCGGGCTGACGACCGCGGTCAGGCACGGGACCACCGGCCTGCTGGTCCCTGGCCACGGCGTGGACGACTTCGCCGACGCGCTGCGCCGGATCGCGACGGATCCGGTCACCCGCGAGACGATGGGCGGCGCGGCGGTCGAGCACGCCCGGGGATTCGGCTGGGAGCTGACCGCGGCGAGAACGCTGGCCGCGTACCGGACGGCCGCGGAAACGATGGCGGCAGACCTTGCTGCGGAGGTGGCCGGATGA
- a CDS encoding YbjN domain-containing protein — MRVSAADVIRQVLTENELDFAEGEPGAFSADLPGERKLKTTVTLTVGPQAVHVHAFVARRPDENHEAVYRWLLERNLKMYGVAFAVDHLGDIHLDGRVPLHAITPVEVDRLLGAVLEYADSSFNTILELGFASSIRKEYEWRIARGESTRNLDAFKGWLEPR, encoded by the coding sequence ATGAGGGTGTCGGCGGCGGACGTGATCCGCCAGGTGCTGACCGAGAACGAGCTGGACTTCGCCGAGGGCGAGCCGGGAGCGTTCTCGGCGGACCTGCCGGGTGAGCGCAAGCTGAAGACCACGGTCACGCTGACGGTGGGACCGCAGGCCGTGCACGTGCACGCGTTCGTGGCCCGCCGGCCGGACGAGAACCACGAGGCCGTGTACCGCTGGCTGCTGGAGCGGAACCTGAAGATGTACGGCGTCGCCTTCGCCGTCGACCACCTCGGCGACATCCACCTGGACGGCCGGGTCCCGCTGCACGCGATCACCCCGGTCGAGGTGGACCGGCTGCTCGGCGCGGTCCTCGAGTACGCCGACTCGTCGTTCAACACCATCCTCGAACTCGGCTTCGCCAGCTCGATCCGCAAGGAGTACGAGTGGCGGATCGCCCGCGGTGAGTCGACCCGGAACCTGGACGCGTTCAAGGGCTGGCTGGAGCCTCGATAA
- a CDS encoding phosphoglyceromutase, giving the protein MTYRLILLRHGHSDWNAKNLFTGWVDVDLNAQGVDEAHRGGELLRDRDLLPDVLHTSVLRRAIRTANIALEVAGRQWIDVRRSWRLNERHYGALQGKDKKQTLEELGEEQFMLFRRSYDTPPPPIERGSEFDQAGDPRYAALPSELLPSTECLKDVVDRMLPYWYDAIVPDLRDGKTVLVTAHGNSLRALVKHLDQLDEATVVGLNIPTGIPLYYELDEDFNPVTKGGEYLDPAAAQAAIEAVKNQGR; this is encoded by the coding sequence ATGACCTATCGCCTGATCCTGCTCCGCCACGGCCACAGCGACTGGAACGCCAAGAACCTCTTCACCGGCTGGGTCGACGTCGACCTGAACGCCCAGGGGGTCGACGAAGCCCACCGGGGTGGCGAGCTGCTGCGCGACCGCGACCTGCTCCCGGACGTGCTGCACACGTCGGTCCTGCGCCGGGCCATCCGGACCGCGAACATCGCCCTCGAGGTGGCCGGCCGGCAGTGGATCGACGTCCGCCGGTCCTGGCGGCTGAACGAGCGCCACTATGGCGCCCTGCAGGGCAAGGACAAGAAGCAGACCCTGGAGGAGCTCGGCGAGGAGCAGTTCATGCTGTTCCGCCGGTCCTACGACACCCCGCCGCCGCCGATCGAGCGCGGCTCCGAGTTCGACCAGGCCGGCGACCCGCGGTACGCGGCGCTGCCGAGCGAGCTGCTGCCGTCGACCGAGTGCCTGAAGGACGTCGTCGACCGGATGCTGCCGTACTGGTACGACGCGATCGTGCCGGACCTGCGGGACGGCAAGACCGTCCTGGTCACCGCCCACGGCAACTCGCTGCGCGCCCTGGTCAAGCACCTCGACCAGCTCGACGAGGCGACCGTCGTCGGCCTGAACATCCCGACCGGCATCCCGCTGTACTACGAGCTCGACGAGGACTTCAACCCGGTCACCAAGGGCGGCGAGTACCTCGACCCGGCCGCCGCCCAGGCCGCGATCGAGGCCGTCAAGAACCAGGGCCGCTGA
- a CDS encoding serine hydrolase domain-containing protein, translating into MNTSSLHHETATTIDHTDRPELQKAVQAFVDAGFAGMQLRVNDARGEWVGSAGVRKLGETEPPSTDGAFWVGSVTKTFTATLVLQLVAEGKVELDGPVAGYLPQLDLDDRITVRMLLLHTSGLFNYTGEYYPDGTVVAGIPAVGKDWVDHRFLSYRPEELVRLALAKPARFAPGTDWSYSNTNYTVAVLLIEKVTGLSYADALDQRIAQPLGLTGTVVPGDLTDLPEPHAHGYCRYQDGEEWKVADVSRQNLSLLAGAGDLLSTTQDLHRFTSALNGGKLLPAELLAEMRTPHGPIDYGLGIFVQDLGPECGGLILHHNGSAPGGYGALMYSSPDGSRTLTASITMGDAEVDPAQVFPVALAALLTEVFRVR; encoded by the coding sequence ATGAACACTTCATCGCTGCACCACGAGACCGCCACCACGATCGACCACACCGACCGGCCGGAGCTGCAGAAGGCTGTCCAGGCGTTCGTCGACGCCGGATTCGCCGGGATGCAGCTGCGGGTGAACGACGCCCGGGGCGAGTGGGTCGGCAGCGCCGGTGTCCGGAAGCTGGGCGAGACCGAGCCGCCGTCGACGGACGGGGCGTTCTGGGTGGGCAGCGTCACCAAGACCTTCACCGCGACGCTGGTCCTGCAGCTGGTTGCCGAGGGCAAGGTCGAGCTGGACGGCCCGGTCGCCGGCTATCTGCCCCAGCTCGACCTGGACGACCGGATCACGGTCCGGATGCTGCTGCTGCACACCAGCGGACTCTTCAACTACACAGGCGAGTACTACCCCGACGGGACCGTCGTCGCGGGCATTCCCGCGGTCGGCAAGGACTGGGTGGACCACCGGTTCCTCAGCTACCGGCCGGAGGAACTGGTCCGGCTCGCGCTGGCCAAGCCCGCCCGCTTCGCCCCCGGAACGGACTGGAGCTACTCCAACACCAACTACACCGTGGCGGTCCTGCTGATCGAGAAGGTCACCGGCCTCTCGTACGCCGATGCGCTGGACCAGCGCATCGCACAGCCGCTCGGTCTCACCGGCACCGTCGTCCCCGGCGACCTGACGGACCTGCCCGAGCCGCACGCCCACGGGTACTGCCGCTACCAGGACGGCGAGGAGTGGAAGGTCGCCGACGTCAGCCGCCAGAACCTGTCCCTGCTGGCCGGGGCCGGTGACCTGCTCTCGACCACCCAGGATCTGCACAGGTTCACCTCGGCCCTGAACGGCGGCAAGCTGCTCCCGGCCGAACTGCTGGCCGAGATGCGCACACCGCACGGACCGATCGACTACGGCCTCGGCATCTTCGTCCAGGACCTGGGCCCGGAGTGCGGCGGCCTGATCCTGCACCACAACGGCAGTGCCCCCGGCGGGTACGGCGCGCTGATGTACAGCTCGCCCGACGGCAGCCGGACGCTCACCGCCTCCATCACGATGGGCGACGCCGAGGTCGACCCGGCCCAGGTCTTCCCGGTGGCGCTGGCCGCGCTCCTGACCGAGGTCTTCCGGGTCCGGTAA
- the phoU gene encoding phosphate signaling complex protein PhoU → MRDTYHEQLDDILAELERMTRTVSTAVRRSTTALLAADIRQAEEVIAADIQLDAAGEGVEEKVFELMARQSPVANELRMLVAALRMVADLERMGDLAAHVSKIARLRYPAPAIPAELHPVIEEMASVAGRMVDAAGDVIKTHDVEAAARLEVVDDEMDKLRSNQFRLMMDDSWPHGVEVAVDIALLGRYYERIADHAVSMARRVVYLVTGELPVAVGGTAAGSGAGASTPSPNGSN, encoded by the coding sequence ATGCGTGACACCTACCACGAGCAGCTCGACGACATCCTCGCCGAGCTCGAGCGGATGACCCGGACCGTCTCCACCGCCGTCCGGCGCTCGACCACCGCCCTGCTCGCGGCCGACATCCGGCAGGCCGAGGAGGTGATCGCCGCCGACATCCAGCTGGACGCGGCCGGCGAGGGAGTCGAGGAGAAGGTCTTCGAACTGATGGCCCGGCAGTCGCCGGTCGCCAACGAGCTGCGGATGCTGGTCGCGGCGCTGCGGATGGTCGCCGACCTGGAGCGGATGGGCGACCTGGCCGCACACGTCTCGAAGATCGCCCGGCTCCGCTACCCGGCGCCGGCCATCCCGGCCGAGCTGCACCCGGTGATCGAGGAGATGGCCTCGGTCGCGGGCCGGATGGTGGACGCCGCCGGCGACGTGATCAAGACCCACGACGTCGAGGCGGCCGCCCGGCTGGAGGTCGTCGACGACGAGATGGACAAGCTGCGGAGCAACCAGTTCCGGCTGATGATGGACGACTCCTGGCCGCACGGCGTCGAGGTGGCCGTCGACATCGCCCTGCTCGGCCGGTACTACGAGCGGATCGCCGACCACGCCGTCTCGATGGCGCGCCGGGTCGTCTACCTGGTCACCGGCGAGCTCCCGGTCGCCGTCGGCGGGACCGCGGCCGGCTCCGGCGCGGGCGCCTCGACCCCGTCGCCGAACGGCAGCAACTGA
- a CDS encoding sensor histidine kinase, with the protein MDPTLAAVLGGVIGAALALLSLGAMMLSERAQTKIPESPDPIVPTGVATVLSVLRSSAVVMGPEDQVLQASAPAHVLGIVRGERLVVDDLLTMVRAVRRDGEIRQQDLEIVRGRLGATQYVSARVAPLGSQLVLVLVEDRTRERRLEAIRRDFTVNVSHELKTPIGALILLADAVSEASDDPEAVQRFSSRMQIEAARLSRLVKEIIELSRLQGDDPLENPGPVDINGVIDAAVDRCRVDAEGRDINLVVKTDPDLEVMGSEDQLAIAIGNLVENAVNYSPDGTRVAVAAHPIGDLVEITVSDQGVGIPSSDLERIFERFYRVDRARSRETGGTGLGLSIVKHIASIHGGDVRVWSVEGQGSTFTVRLPLRLDPATGQPTDSASQAEPALTLTPTPSERTKEAAS; encoded by the coding sequence GTGGACCCCACGCTGGCTGCGGTGCTGGGCGGCGTCATCGGCGCGGCCCTGGCCCTGCTTTCGCTGGGGGCGATGATGCTCAGCGAGCGGGCCCAGACGAAGATCCCGGAGTCCCCGGACCCGATCGTGCCCACCGGCGTCGCCACCGTGCTGTCCGTGCTCCGCTCGTCGGCGGTCGTGATGGGCCCCGAGGATCAGGTGCTGCAGGCAAGCGCCCCGGCGCACGTGCTCGGCATCGTCCGCGGTGAGCGGCTGGTGGTCGACGACCTGCTGACCATGGTCCGGGCGGTCCGCCGGGACGGCGAGATCCGCCAGCAGGACCTGGAGATCGTCCGCGGCCGGCTCGGCGCGACCCAGTACGTGAGCGCGCGGGTGGCGCCGCTGGGCAGCCAGCTGGTCCTGGTCCTGGTCGAGGACCGGACCCGCGAGCGCCGGCTGGAGGCGATCCGGCGCGACTTCACCGTCAACGTCAGCCACGAGCTGAAGACCCCGATCGGGGCGCTGATCCTGCTCGCCGACGCGGTCTCGGAGGCCTCCGACGACCCGGAGGCGGTGCAGCGGTTCTCCAGCCGGATGCAGATCGAGGCGGCCCGGCTGAGCCGGCTGGTGAAGGAGATCATCGAGCTGTCCCGGCTGCAGGGCGACGACCCGCTGGAGAACCCGGGCCCGGTCGACATCAACGGGGTCATCGACGCCGCCGTGGACCGCTGCCGGGTGGACGCCGAGGGCCGCGACATCAACCTGGTGGTGAAGACCGACCCGGACCTGGAGGTGATGGGCAGCGAGGACCAGCTGGCCATCGCGATCGGCAACCTGGTCGAGAACGCCGTCAACTACAGCCCCGACGGGACCCGGGTGGCGGTCGCCGCCCACCCGATCGGGGACCTGGTGGAGATCACCGTCAGCGACCAGGGCGTCGGCATCCCGAGCAGCGACCTGGAACGCATCTTCGAACGCTTCTACCGGGTCGACCGGGCCCGCAGCCGGGAGACCGGCGGGACCGGACTGGGCCTGTCCATCGTCAAGCACATCGCCTCGATCCACGGTGGCGACGTGCGGGTGTGGAGCGTCGAGGGCCAAGGCTCCACCTTCACCGTCCGGCTCCCGCTGCGGCTCGACCCCGCGACCGGGCAACCGACCGACTCCGCCAGCCAGGCAGAGCCGGCCCTGACCCTGACGCCTACCCCGTCAGAGAGAACCAAGGAGGCAGCTTCGTGA
- a CDS encoding response regulator transcription factor: MTRVLVVEDEESYSDALSYVLRKEGFEVAVAETGPDALDEYDRAGADIVLLDLMLPGLSGTEVCRALRSRGNVPVIIVSAKDTEVDKVVGLELGADDYVTKPYSPRELLARIRAVLRRGQDVELLPDTLEAGPVRMDVERHVVTVAGTEIRLPLKEFELLEMLLRNTGRVLTRGQLIDRIWGADYVGDTKTLDVHVKRLRSKLEKDPSSPSHLVTVRGLGYKFEA; the protein is encoded by the coding sequence GTGACCCGAGTGCTGGTCGTCGAAGACGAAGAGAGCTACAGCGACGCGTTGTCGTACGTCCTGCGCAAGGAAGGGTTCGAGGTCGCCGTGGCCGAGACCGGTCCGGACGCGCTGGACGAGTACGACCGGGCCGGTGCGGACATCGTCCTGCTCGACCTGATGCTCCCGGGCCTGTCCGGGACCGAGGTGTGCCGGGCGCTGCGCAGCCGCGGCAACGTCCCGGTGATCATCGTCAGCGCCAAGGACACCGAGGTGGACAAGGTGGTCGGGCTCGAGCTGGGCGCCGACGACTACGTCACCAAGCCGTACAGCCCGCGCGAACTGCTGGCCCGGATCCGGGCCGTGCTGCGCCGTGGCCAGGACGTCGAGCTGCTGCCGGACACGCTCGAGGCAGGCCCGGTCCGGATGGACGTGGAGCGGCACGTGGTGACCGTGGCCGGGACCGAGATCCGGCTGCCGCTGAAGGAGTTCGAGCTGCTCGAGATGCTGCTGCGCAACACCGGCCGGGTGCTCACCCGGGGCCAGCTGATCGACCGGATCTGGGGCGCCGACTACGTGGGCGACACCAAGACCCTGGACGTGCACGTGAAGCGGCTGCGCTCGAAGCTGGAGAAGGACCCGTCCAGCCCGTCCCACCTGGTCACGGTGCGCGGGCTCGGGTACAAGTTCGAGGCGTGA
- a CDS encoding iron-siderophore ABC transporter substrate-binding protein yields MSWSRPRAAAFRPVRAGALALATVLAATTLAACGSGADEQPTGSADAAAGFPVTLKNVFGETTIEKKPERIVTLGWNAQDVVYALGETPVGMPKVTYGPTKEGVTAWDADKFDATRTTLLDAGDSYPFEKIAALKPDVILAPYEGFDETVYKTLSGIAPTVAYPWAPWQTTWQDQTTLIGKALGKSSEADQLITGIKDRIAKVASEHPEFKDKTIAVGSFGPENYVYMPGDPRVQILNEMGFKNAPGVDKLETTNTKKEFALTISKEKVSEIDADVLVDGLTAAKFNADPVYSALGSVKKGSAYLMEDQQVISGMSAVSVLSVPWVLDQILPGLSKAAQAAQAAS; encoded by the coding sequence ATGTCCTGGTCCCGTCCCCGGGCGGCCGCGTTCCGGCCGGTTCGCGCCGGCGCTCTCGCGCTCGCCACCGTCCTGGCCGCGACCACGCTCGCCGCGTGCGGCAGTGGCGCCGACGAGCAGCCCACCGGCTCGGCCGACGCGGCCGCCGGCTTCCCGGTCACGCTGAAGAACGTGTTCGGCGAGACCACGATCGAGAAGAAGCCGGAGCGGATCGTCACGCTCGGCTGGAACGCGCAGGACGTGGTCTACGCGCTCGGCGAGACCCCGGTCGGGATGCCGAAGGTGACCTACGGCCCGACCAAGGAGGGCGTCACCGCGTGGGACGCGGACAAGTTCGACGCCACCAGGACCACCTTGCTCGACGCCGGAGACAGCTACCCGTTCGAGAAGATCGCGGCGCTGAAGCCGGACGTCATCCTGGCGCCGTACGAGGGATTCGACGAGACCGTCTACAAGACGCTGTCCGGGATCGCGCCGACCGTCGCGTACCCGTGGGCCCCGTGGCAGACCACCTGGCAGGACCAGACCACGCTGATCGGCAAGGCGCTGGGCAAGTCGTCCGAGGCGGACCAGCTGATCACCGGGATCAAGGACCGGATCGCGAAGGTCGCCTCCGAGCACCCCGAGTTCAAGGACAAGACGATCGCGGTCGGCTCGTTCGGCCCGGAGAACTACGTCTACATGCCGGGTGACCCGCGGGTGCAGATCCTCAACGAGATGGGCTTCAAGAACGCGCCCGGCGTGGACAAGCTGGAGACCACGAACACCAAGAAGGAGTTCGCGCTCACCATCAGCAAGGAGAAGGTGAGCGAGATCGACGCCGACGTGCTGGTCGACGGTCTGACCGCGGCGAAGTTCAACGCCGACCCGGTGTACTCCGCGCTCGGCTCGGTGAAGAAGGGCAGCGCGTACCTGATGGAGGACCAGCAGGTCATCTCCGGGATGAGCGCGGTCAGCGTCCTCAGCGTGCCGTGGGTGCTCGACCAGATCCTGCCCGGCCTGTCCAAGGCGGCCCAGGCGGCCCAGGCGGCGTCCTGA